A genomic region of Streptosporangium lutulentum contains the following coding sequences:
- a CDS encoding siderophore-interacting protein: MANDRPARPVRKATRGEVRRVERLTPHMIRVVLGGEGLAGFDAGEFTDHYVKLLFAPAGVTYPTPFDLEAIQRDLPRDQWPTTRTYTVRAWDPEAAELTLDFVYHGDSGLAGPWADRVRPGEEIYFFGPGGAYAPDPDASWHLLVGDESALPAIATALERLPSGARARAFIEVEGAEEEQPLDSPADAEIVWLHRGGAPFGEALVKAVHELDFPPGDVHAFVHGEAAFVRELRRHLRTERGIPLSQLSISGYWRLGRDDETWRSSKREWNEQIEREEAAALSS; this comes from the coding sequence ATGGCGAACGACAGGCCCGCACGTCCCGTACGTAAGGCGACCCGCGGCGAGGTGCGGCGGGTGGAGCGGCTCACCCCGCACATGATCAGGGTGGTGCTCGGCGGCGAGGGTCTCGCGGGTTTCGACGCCGGCGAGTTCACCGACCACTATGTGAAACTCCTTTTCGCCCCCGCGGGGGTGACCTATCCGACGCCGTTCGACCTGGAGGCGATCCAGCGCGACCTGCCCCGTGACCAGTGGCCCACCACCCGGACCTACACCGTCCGCGCGTGGGATCCCGAGGCCGCCGAGCTGACGCTCGACTTCGTCTACCACGGCGACAGCGGCCTGGCCGGGCCGTGGGCGGATCGGGTCCGGCCCGGCGAGGAGATCTACTTCTTCGGTCCCGGCGGCGCCTACGCCCCCGATCCGGACGCCTCCTGGCATCTCCTCGTGGGAGACGAGAGCGCGCTGCCCGCCATCGCCACCGCGCTGGAGCGCCTGCCCTCGGGTGCGCGGGCCCGGGCTTTCATCGAGGTGGAGGGGGCGGAGGAGGAACAGCCACTGGACTCCCCCGCCGACGCGGAGATCGTCTGGCTGCACCGCGGCGGCGCGCCGTTCGGCGAGGCGCTCGTCAAGGCCGTGCACGAGCTCGACTTCCCGCCCGGCGACGTGCACGCCTTCGTCCACGGCGAGGCCGCCTTCGTCAGGGAGCTCCGGCGCCACCTGCGCACCGAGCGGGGCATCCCGCTGTCGCAGCTGTCCATCTCCGGATACTGGCGCCTCGGCCGCGACGACGAGACCTGGCGTTCCTCCAAGCGCGAGTGGAACGAGCAGATCGAGCGGGAGGAGGCCGCCGCGCTCTCCTCCTGA
- a CDS encoding response regulator transcription factor, whose translation MADTGPEALTVALRARPDIVPLDVETPGGDGITDVAGRLHLSEGAVRDDLSPAVRKTRARDRVEAVRRARSPGRL comes from the coding sequence GTGGCCGACACGGGTCCCGAGGCGCTCACCGTGGCGCTCAGGGCCCGGCCGGACATCGTGCCGCTCGACGTGGAGACGCCCGGAGGCGACGGCATCACCGACGTCGCCGGGCGCCTTCACCTGTCGGAGGGGGCGGTCCGCGACGACCTTTCCCCGGCCGTCCGGAAGACCCGTGCGCGCGACCGCGTCGAGGCCGTCCGGCGAGCTCGGAGTCCCGGCCGGCTCTGA
- a CDS encoding RHS repeat domain-containing protein, with product MDLPDELDLPESRWNRLQQRHERPELDVPDPSWNRFQTPRPESPWPRRLATVFSIVLVMPLAYAMPAQAEPRTAPSVQKETPVKGVRVPVLPPMTDPVQKQAWKAPPAVTWPAPRTAELGGTAARTLAAGFPVKLAPPEKTSSKAAKAADAAADPVKVELLDSASTGRLGLTMRVSPGQGVAAAKSAAKTRLAIDYSGFRHAYGGDYGARLQVVELEECALDAKAADCAQPRPVKSENDTKTGTLTAEVATIGLYAVTAAASGSTGDHGATSLAPSADWSIGTQSGDFNWGYGLRTPPALGGEEPELSLGYSSQSVDGRTASTNNQPSWAGEGFELNPSGYIERRYKSCMIDGKKTGDLCWDGENVTLSLGDSAVELIKDATSKQWRPKRDDGTRIEYLTGATNGDNNGEYWRVTTADGSQHTFGLNRLPGWVTGKPETKSVLTVPVFGNNSGEPCYSGTPANAWCQQAYRWNLDYAVDTHGNATTYWYAQEKNYYGRGKPELGTVYDRGGYLTRIDYGYLKGELFTKAPAARVVFDVAERCLPSGTITCAVDQLKKETAGSWPDVPFDQICNAGVKCVDRLSPTFFSRKRLTKVSTQILNTDTAKCAGAQYCAVDSWTLTHQFPATGDGLSPSLWLASIQQTGHVGGTITLPKITFAGVQLPNRVDANEGRAPLVKWRVQAVNNETGGELRVNYAPAECRPGELPAADKNTKRCFPQRWSPPNEAEVVDWFHKYVVAQTSEVDRVAGSPNVVTDYEYLDGAAWHYADNILVKPEHRTWADFRGFGRVRVREGDGQDTKRTLTEFRYFRGMHGDRQADGSKRTAQVTDSEGVKLDDLDQYSGLEREEILYDGDGGAVLKATVEQPWSLKTAESTQGGVTKAAHIVEAKSMVTRSALPGDKWRRTGEERVYDAQGLLTQVEEKGDLATADDDRCTRYTYARNDTSWMLDYTSRIQKVAASCGTGVSTLAAGEVLSDEKVHYDGKAYGQAPSKGDVTAVQQLVSGDGTTITDSAYTYDAYGRELTETDSVGTTSTTTYTPAAGAPATEIKEVNQLGHVERILLEPAWDEPVVEIDANNRRVDMEYDALGRLIKVWQPTRSKAAGQSPSTEFSYVMRGDGPSIVTTKTLRADGAYTSSHELYDGLMRERQTQEPAPRDEQTQDPALRDGRTITDTFYNSQGEPSKANPGYFATGAPSTDLLAVADTDVPTQVVSLFDGVGDVNAQVLKAKGVEKYRVTSRQEGDRVHLTPPAGETATTRIGDAEDRLIELRQYRGATPTGEYESTKYAYDQAGRLSTVTDSAGNVWRHHYDMRGREIRTEDPDKGVTTMTYNDADEIVSTTDARGRTLWYVYDELGRKKEMRENSATGPLLAEWKYDALAKGHMNASIRYVGGQAYKAEMNAIDADYRPLRETVTIPAREGRLAGSYVLNTRYTIDDQVQSVSFPAAGGLEEESVVYSYDELNQPTKVTGLSSYVTAARYSKLGETLQYELGTGGKKTWLTYTHDEATRRLSSTRLDREGATATDLDLNYTYDAVGNITKIADRAGGQDTQCFDYDHLRRLTSAWTATDDCAGGTPQSGKIGGVAPYAVSYAYDSTGNRTKETKHAWGGASETVRSYTYPQPGGKQPHALQSVGADLFEYDASGNTTRRKVAAADQALVWDSEGNLESVTEAGKTTSFVYDAEGDRLIRKTPADATLYIDDMELRFDYAKDAVEQTRYYTVNDQAIAVRTPDNQVYFLAGDHQGTAQAAVNAGNGQLAVRRMTPFGEDRGSPPSWWPGQRGFVGGTKDATTGLVHLGAREYDPRNGRFLSADPIIDDVDPQQLNAYAYANNSPVSMSDPDGQWVWVVVIVGVRVGSRYLAKKAAQRAIRQKALRRAREAARKKAQAELKKKQEEARRKALEAAAKRRKAAEKRKRLVAARKKADEKIRKAREAAARRRAAPALRRQLRKAAREGAALRRMSMASQRRNQRAGVLPRGVRDARSTPARRPTSHRATHRQAPPKANRQPAQARPSQVYRNDGTAQPTQSYTIYGNGRMYPQGRPPSNLTRPNGSGQGERQGFREEPVEQYTRRGAAAELGARSQKIMDNVIDLFDTGLGGIG from the coding sequence ATGGATCTGCCGGATGAGTTGGACCTGCCCGAATCCCGCTGGAATCGTTTACAGCAACGCCACGAACGTCCCGAACTTGACGTTCCGGACCCCTCCTGGAATCGTTTCCAGACGCCCAGGCCCGAGTCTCCCTGGCCCCGCCGGCTGGCGACCGTCTTCTCGATCGTCCTCGTCATGCCCCTGGCGTACGCCATGCCCGCCCAGGCCGAGCCCCGCACCGCCCCGTCGGTGCAGAAGGAGACGCCGGTCAAGGGGGTGAGGGTCCCGGTCCTGCCGCCGATGACCGATCCGGTGCAGAAACAGGCGTGGAAGGCGCCACCGGCGGTCACCTGGCCCGCACCCCGGACGGCCGAGCTGGGCGGCACCGCGGCCAGGACCCTGGCGGCCGGCTTCCCGGTGAAGCTCGCCCCTCCGGAGAAGACGTCCTCCAAGGCCGCCAAGGCCGCCGATGCCGCAGCCGACCCGGTGAAGGTCGAACTCCTCGACAGCGCCTCGACCGGCCGGCTCGGTCTGACGATGCGCGTCTCCCCTGGCCAGGGCGTCGCCGCGGCCAAATCGGCCGCGAAGACCCGGCTGGCGATCGACTACTCCGGTTTCCGCCACGCCTACGGCGGCGACTACGGAGCCCGGCTCCAGGTCGTCGAGCTGGAAGAGTGCGCGCTCGACGCCAAGGCGGCCGACTGCGCCCAGCCCCGGCCCGTCAAGAGCGAGAACGACACGAAGACGGGCACGCTGACCGCCGAGGTCGCGACGATCGGCCTGTACGCCGTGACCGCCGCCGCGTCGGGCTCGACCGGCGACCACGGCGCCACCTCCCTGGCTCCCTCGGCCGACTGGAGCATCGGCACCCAGTCGGGGGACTTCAACTGGGGCTACGGCCTGCGCACGCCCCCCGCGCTGGGCGGGGAGGAACCGGAGCTGTCGCTCGGCTACTCCTCCCAGAGCGTGGACGGCCGCACCGCCTCCACCAACAACCAGCCGTCCTGGGCCGGTGAGGGCTTCGAGCTGAACCCCAGCGGCTACATCGAGCGCCGCTACAAGTCCTGCATGATCGACGGCAAGAAGACCGGCGACCTGTGCTGGGACGGGGAGAACGTCACCCTGTCGCTCGGCGACTCCGCCGTCGAGCTGATCAAGGACGCCACCTCCAAGCAGTGGCGGCCCAAGCGCGACGACGGCACCCGGATCGAGTACCTGACCGGGGCGACGAACGGCGACAACAACGGCGAGTACTGGCGCGTCACCACCGCCGACGGCTCCCAGCACACCTTCGGCCTGAACCGCCTGCCCGGCTGGGTCACCGGCAAGCCGGAGACGAAGTCGGTGCTTACCGTGCCGGTGTTCGGCAACAACAGCGGCGAGCCCTGCTACAGCGGCACCCCGGCCAACGCCTGGTGCCAGCAGGCCTACCGGTGGAACCTCGACTACGCGGTGGACACCCACGGCAACGCCACCACGTACTGGTACGCCCAGGAGAAGAACTACTACGGCCGCGGCAAGCCCGAGCTGGGCACCGTGTACGACCGCGGCGGTTACCTGACCCGCATCGACTACGGTTACCTCAAGGGCGAGCTGTTCACCAAGGCCCCCGCCGCCCGCGTCGTCTTCGACGTGGCCGAGCGCTGCCTGCCCAGCGGCACGATCACCTGCGCCGTCGACCAGCTCAAGAAGGAGACCGCCGGCAGCTGGCCGGACGTCCCGTTCGACCAGATCTGCAACGCCGGCGTGAAGTGCGTCGACCGCCTGTCGCCGACGTTCTTCAGCCGCAAGAGGCTGACCAAGGTCAGCACGCAGATCCTCAACACCGACACCGCCAAGTGCGCGGGCGCGCAGTACTGCGCGGTGGACTCCTGGACGCTGACGCACCAGTTCCCCGCCACGGGTGACGGCCTGAGCCCGTCGCTGTGGCTGGCCTCGATCCAGCAGACCGGTCACGTGGGCGGCACGATCACCCTTCCTAAGATCACGTTCGCCGGTGTGCAACTCCCCAACCGGGTGGACGCGAACGAGGGCCGCGCGCCTCTGGTCAAGTGGCGCGTGCAGGCCGTGAACAACGAGACCGGGGGCGAGCTGCGCGTCAACTACGCGCCCGCCGAGTGCAGGCCGGGCGAGCTCCCGGCCGCCGACAAGAACACCAAGCGCTGCTTCCCGCAGCGCTGGTCGCCGCCGAACGAGGCGGAGGTCGTCGACTGGTTCCACAAGTACGTGGTCGCGCAGACGTCCGAGGTGGACCGGGTCGCGGGCTCGCCGAACGTCGTCACCGACTACGAGTACCTCGACGGCGCCGCCTGGCACTACGCCGACAACATCCTCGTCAAGCCCGAGCACCGCACGTGGGCGGACTTCCGCGGGTTCGGCCGGGTGCGGGTGCGCGAGGGCGACGGCCAGGACACCAAGCGCACGCTCACGGAGTTCCGGTACTTCCGCGGTATGCACGGCGACAGGCAGGCCGACGGCTCCAAGCGCACCGCGCAGGTCACCGACTCCGAGGGCGTCAAGCTGGACGACCTCGACCAGTACTCCGGCCTGGAGCGCGAGGAGATCCTGTACGACGGCGACGGCGGGGCCGTGTTGAAGGCGACCGTCGAGCAGCCGTGGTCGCTGAAGACCGCGGAGTCCACGCAGGGCGGCGTCACCAAGGCCGCGCACATCGTCGAGGCCAAGTCCATGGTCACCCGCAGCGCGCTGCCCGGCGACAAGTGGCGGCGGACCGGCGAGGAGCGCGTGTACGACGCCCAGGGCCTGCTCACCCAGGTGGAGGAGAAGGGCGACCTGGCCACGGCCGACGACGACCGGTGCACCCGCTACACCTACGCCCGCAACGACACGAGCTGGATGCTCGACTACACGAGCAGGATCCAGAAGGTCGCCGCGAGCTGCGGCACCGGCGTGTCCACGCTGGCCGCGGGTGAGGTGCTCTCCGACGAGAAGGTCCACTACGACGGCAAGGCGTACGGCCAGGCCCCGAGCAAGGGCGACGTGACCGCTGTCCAGCAGCTCGTCTCCGGGGACGGCACGACGATCACCGACAGCGCCTACACCTACGACGCCTACGGCCGCGAGCTCACCGAGACCGACTCCGTCGGCACCACGTCCACCACCACCTACACCCCGGCCGCGGGCGCCCCCGCGACCGAGATCAAGGAGGTCAACCAGCTCGGCCACGTCGAACGCATCCTGCTCGAACCGGCCTGGGACGAACCCGTCGTCGAGATCGACGCGAACAACCGCCGCGTCGACATGGAGTACGACGCGCTCGGCCGCCTGATCAAGGTCTGGCAGCCCACCCGCAGCAAGGCGGCCGGACAGTCGCCCAGCACCGAGTTCTCCTACGTGATGCGCGGCGACGGCCCCAGCATCGTCACCACGAAGACGCTGCGCGCGGACGGCGCCTACACCAGCAGCCACGAGCTGTACGACGGCCTGATGCGCGAGCGCCAGACCCAGGAACCCGCGCCCAGGGACGAGCAGACGCAGGATCCCGCGCTGCGTGACGGCCGGACGATCACCGACACCTTCTACAACTCCCAGGGCGAGCCGTCCAAGGCCAACCCCGGCTACTTCGCCACCGGGGCGCCCTCCACCGACCTCCTGGCGGTGGCCGACACCGACGTGCCCACGCAGGTCGTGTCCCTCTTCGACGGCGTGGGCGACGTCAACGCCCAGGTCCTCAAGGCGAAGGGCGTGGAGAAGTACCGGGTCACGAGCAGGCAGGAGGGCGACAGGGTCCACCTGACGCCGCCGGCCGGCGAGACGGCGACCACCCGCATCGGTGACGCCGAGGACCGCCTGATCGAGCTGCGCCAGTACAGGGGGGCGACCCCGACCGGCGAGTACGAGTCGACGAAGTACGCCTACGACCAAGCGGGACGGCTGTCCACGGTGACCGACTCGGCGGGCAACGTGTGGCGCCACCACTACGACATGCGCGGCCGGGAGATCAGAACCGAGGATCCCGACAAGGGCGTCACGACGATGACGTACAACGACGCCGACGAGATCGTCAGCACCACCGACGCCCGCGGCAGGACCCTGTGGTACGTCTACGACGAGCTGGGCCGTAAGAAGGAGATGCGCGAGAACTCCGCGACCGGCCCGCTGCTCGCCGAGTGGAAGTACGACGCCCTGGCCAAGGGTCATATGAACGCCAGCATCCGGTATGTGGGCGGGCAGGCGTACAAGGCCGAGATGAACGCCATCGACGCCGACTATCGCCCGCTGCGCGAGACCGTCACCATCCCCGCGCGGGAGGGCAGGCTGGCCGGCTCGTACGTGCTCAACACCCGCTACACGATCGACGACCAGGTCCAGTCCGTCAGCTTCCCGGCCGCCGGAGGGCTGGAGGAGGAGTCGGTCGTCTACAGCTACGACGAGCTGAACCAGCCGACGAAGGTCACCGGCCTGTCGTCGTACGTGACCGCGGCCCGCTACTCCAAGCTGGGCGAGACCCTGCAGTACGAGCTGGGCACGGGAGGCAAGAAGACCTGGCTCACCTACACCCACGACGAGGCCACCCGCAGGCTGAGCAGCACGCGGCTGGACAGGGAGGGCGCGACCGCGACCGACCTCGACCTCAACTACACCTACGACGCCGTCGGCAACATCACCAAGATCGCCGACAGGGCCGGCGGCCAGGACACGCAGTGCTTCGACTACGACCATCTGCGCCGCCTGACCTCGGCGTGGACGGCCACCGACGACTGCGCCGGCGGCACCCCGCAGTCCGGCAAGATCGGCGGCGTGGCCCCGTACGCGGTCAGCTACGCCTACGACTCCACCGGCAACCGGACCAAGGAGACCAAGCACGCCTGGGGCGGTGCGAGCGAGACGGTCCGTTCCTACACCTACCCGCAACCGGGCGGCAAGCAGCCGCACGCGCTGCAGAGCGTCGGCGCGGACCTCTTCGAGTACGACGCCTCGGGCAACACCACCAGACGCAAGGTCGCCGCCGCGGACCAGGCCCTGGTCTGGGACTCCGAGGGCAACCTGGAGTCGGTCACGGAGGCGGGCAAGACGACGTCGTTCGTGTACGACGCGGAGGGTGACCGGCTGATCCGCAAGACTCCGGCCGACGCCACGCTCTACATCGACGACATGGAGCTGCGCTTCGACTACGCCAAGGACGCCGTCGAGCAGACCCGCTACTACACCGTCAACGACCAGGCCATCGCGGTACGCACGCCGGACAACCAGGTCTACTTCCTGGCCGGCGACCACCAGGGCACCGCGCAGGCCGCGGTGAACGCCGGGAACGGCCAGCTGGCCGTACGGAGGATGACCCCCTTCGGTGAGGACCGGGGCTCACCGCCGTCGTGGTGGCCGGGGCAACGCGGATTCGTCGGCGGCACGAAGGACGCGACGACCGGGCTCGTCCACCTCGGCGCCCGCGAGTACGACCCCAGAAACGGCCGCTTCCTGTCGGCGGACCCGATCATCGACGACGTGGACCCGCAGCAGCTCAACGCCTACGCCTACGCCAACAACAGTCCCGTCAGCATGAGCGACCCCGACGGGCAGTGGGTCTGGGTCGTGGTCATCGTCGGCGTCCGGGTCGGAAGCCGCTACCTCGCCAAGAAGGCGGCCCAGCGCGCCATCAGGCAGAAAGCGCTCCGCCGGGCCAGGGAGGCGGCCAGGAAGAAGGCGCAGGCGGAGCTCAAGAAGAAGCAGGAGGAGGCCAGGAGGAAGGCGCTGGAGGCGGCGGCGAAGCGGCGAAAGGCCGCGGAGAAGAGGAAGCGGCTGGTGGCGGCCAGGAAGAAGGCGGACGAGAAGATCAGGAAGGCGCGGGAGGCCGCGGCGAGGCGACGGGCCGCGCCGGCGCTCCGCAGGCAGTTGCGTAAGGCGGCTCGTGAGGGGGCGGCCCTGAGGCGGATGTCGATGGCGTCCCAGCGGCGCAACCAGCGGGCCGGCGTACTCCCCAGGGGGGTCCGGGACGCGCGCTCGACCCCGGCGCGGCGCCCGACCAGTCACAGGGCGACGCACCGGCAGGCGCCGCCCAAGGCGAACCGGCAGCCGGCGCAGGCGCGGCCGAGCCAGGTCTACCGCAACGACGGCACCGCCCAGCCGACCCAGTCCTACACGATCTACGGCAACGGCCGGATGTACCCGCAGGGGCGGCCACCGTCGAATCTCACGCGGCCCAACGGCTCCGGCCAGGGTGAGAGGCAGGGCTTCAGGGAGGAACCGGTCGAGCAGTACACCAGGAGAGGAGCAGCCGCGGAACTGGGCGCCCGGAGCCAGAAGATCATGGACAACGTCATCGATCTGTTCGACACCGGGCTTGGCGGAATAGGCTGA
- a CDS encoding LamG-like jellyroll fold domain-containing protein, which produces MLALRGVVAVSLVGAVLVTPTPGPAPAAPAQSPAPAVVSPTATAGRAEDPALVRARRTGRPAEVEALRSETRQVFVKPDGTYVLEQNVRPVRVRQADGWVPVDTTLRERPDGTVAPAATAVGLAFSGGGGSGNGGAPLARMSRGGKVMELGWPGTLPKPVLNGDTATYPEVMPGVDLKVTADVDGFSHVLVVKSRAAAAGGALAELTFPLSTSGLSLKSDQAGNLEAVDDNGGTIFVAPTPMMWDSEGATSPQAVKEGRAPEARQARMGVELTGGKLRLRPDRKLMTDPKTRFPIYLDPYFSAARGAWTAVWSNWPNSNYLNSSDVARVGHVESQKNRSFFQMNTGATIHGKQIVKATLRTYETWSYSCSARKVEAWATNGISKSTTWNKQPTWVRLLSTVNVAKGWGPSCLPGGVEFDVTSQVVEAAAKKWPNVTIGLRATSETDVYAWKKFKNNPSLVIEYNSLPADPVAADAWSDPGGPCVSGTGRPIISAATPKLWAKLKDVDNSVRGRFEWYNEAGTKTGEYLTALGSTGTAFSATIPQSLYSDGALIRWRVRAEDGKANSAWSPWCEATVDATAPGSEPVVTSPEFAENGWSDGVGLAGSFTFDPNGISDVAAYVYGLDISPKTEVVPGADGTATIRLTPRHDGPNVLSVRSKDRAGQLGPIRTYVFNVNAGSAPRGHWPLDEGQGTAGADAAGTLPATLYGATWTSGKTGSGLRLANAYAQTSGPVVDTGDNFTVTAWARLTGTGATATAVTQEGGRTGAFALQYSKADDRWALTRTGSDADAATTVRALSSAAPRLNEWTHLAGVYDAAARQLSLYVNGKLESSVAFTTQPWNATGPLTIGRGKVNGAATEFFPGDIDEVRAYGRAMFADEVADLVNSAATLVGHWRLDEESGVSAADSSGRATAATLAGGASWTSGWLDGALALDGAGGHAQTAVPAVNTRSGFTVSAWTQLDYLPTGDTAAVAQTGSRAAGFQLGYDKEKGRWALGMAAADTDTAALVRTRSDAIPAPLEWTHVAGVYDPLAGQLRVYVNGQLSTTTVTNHTSTWNATGPLQVGRSKTAGVFTGYWPGTVDDIRVYDGVLKAEQIAQLAAQ; this is translated from the coding sequence ATGCTGGCACTTCGTGGGGTTGTTGCGGTCTCCCTGGTGGGCGCGGTCCTGGTGACGCCCACACCGGGCCCGGCTCCGGCGGCGCCCGCACAGAGCCCGGCCCCGGCCGTCGTATCGCCGACCGCGACGGCGGGCCGAGCCGAGGACCCCGCACTCGTCCGTGCCCGCCGGACCGGGCGGCCCGCCGAGGTGGAGGCGCTGCGCAGCGAGACCAGGCAGGTCTTCGTCAAGCCGGACGGCACCTACGTGCTGGAGCAGAACGTCCGCCCGGTGCGGGTGCGTCAGGCGGACGGCTGGGTGCCCGTGGACACCACGCTCCGCGAGCGGCCCGACGGCACGGTGGCGCCCGCCGCCACGGCGGTCGGCCTGGCCTTCTCCGGCGGCGGCGGCAGCGGCAACGGCGGCGCTCCGCTGGCCCGCATGTCGCGCGGTGGCAAGGTGATGGAGCTGGGCTGGCCGGGCACGCTGCCGAAGCCGGTGCTGAACGGCGACACCGCCACCTACCCCGAGGTCATGCCGGGGGTGGACCTCAAGGTCACCGCGGACGTGGACGGCTTCTCCCACGTCCTGGTGGTCAAGTCGCGGGCCGCCGCCGCCGGCGGCGCCCTGGCCGAGCTGACGTTCCCGCTCTCGACCAGCGGCCTGTCGCTGAAATCGGACCAGGCGGGCAATCTGGAGGCGGTCGACGACAACGGCGGCACGATCTTCGTCGCGCCGACCCCGATGATGTGGGACTCCGAGGGGGCCACGAGCCCGCAGGCGGTCAAGGAAGGCCGCGCGCCCGAGGCCCGGCAGGCCCGGATGGGTGTGGAGCTGACCGGCGGCAAGCTGCGCCTGCGGCCGGACCGGAAGCTGATGACGGACCCGAAGACCCGGTTCCCCATCTATCTGGACCCGTACTTCTCGGCCGCCCGGGGCGCGTGGACCGCCGTCTGGAGCAACTGGCCCAACTCCAACTACCTCAACTCCAGCGACGTCGCCAGGGTGGGCCACGTCGAGTCGCAGAAGAACCGCTCGTTCTTCCAGATGAACACCGGCGCGACCATCCACGGCAAGCAGATCGTCAAGGCGACGCTGCGCACGTACGAGACGTGGTCGTACTCGTGCAGCGCCCGCAAGGTCGAGGCCTGGGCGACCAACGGCATCAGCAAGAGCACCACCTGGAACAAGCAGCCCACGTGGGTCAGGCTGCTCTCCACGGTGAACGTGGCCAAGGGCTGGGGCCCGTCCTGCCTGCCCGGCGGCGTCGAGTTCGACGTCACCTCGCAGGTCGTGGAGGCCGCCGCCAAGAAGTGGCCCAACGTCACCATCGGCCTCCGGGCCACGAGCGAGACCGACGTGTACGCCTGGAAGAAGTTCAAGAACAACCCGAGCCTGGTCATCGAGTACAACTCGCTGCCCGCGGACCCGGTGGCCGCCGACGCGTGGTCGGACCCGGGCGGCCCCTGCGTCTCGGGCACCGGCCGGCCGATCATCAGCGCCGCCACCCCCAAGCTGTGGGCCAAGCTGAAGGACGTCGACAACTCGGTCAGGGGCCGGTTCGAGTGGTACAACGAGGCCGGGACCAAGACGGGCGAGTACCTCACCGCGCTGGGCTCGACCGGCACGGCCTTCTCCGCGACGATCCCGCAGAGCCTGTATTCCGACGGCGCGCTGATCCGCTGGCGCGTCCGCGCCGAGGACGGCAAGGCCAACAGCGCCTGGAGCCCCTGGTGCGAGGCCACCGTGGACGCCACGGCCCCCGGCAGCGAACCGGTCGTGACCTCCCCCGAGTTCGCCGAGAACGGCTGGAGTGACGGGGTCGGCCTGGCCGGCTCGTTCACGTTTGACCCCAACGGGATCTCCGACGTCGCCGCGTACGTCTACGGGCTCGACATCTCGCCCAAGACGGAGGTCGTCCCCGGCGCGGACGGCACGGCCACGATCCGGCTCACCCCGCGCCACGACGGCCCCAACGTACTGTCCGTACGCAGCAAGGACCGGGCGGGCCAGCTCGGCCCGATCCGCACCTACGTCTTCAACGTCAACGCCGGGAGCGCCCCCAGGGGCCACTGGCCGCTGGACGAGGGCCAGGGCACGGCAGGCGCCGACGCCGCCGGAACCCTCCCCGCCACCCTGTACGGGGCCACGTGGACGAGCGGCAAGACCGGCTCGGGCCTGCGCCTGGCGAACGCCTACGCGCAGACCTCGGGCCCGGTCGTCGACACGGGAGACAACTTCACCGTCACCGCCTGGGCCCGCCTGACGGGTACGGGCGCCACCGCCACCGCCGTCACCCAGGAGGGCGGCAGGACCGGGGCCTTCGCCCTGCAGTACTCCAAGGCCGACGACCGCTGGGCGCTGACCCGCACCGGCTCCGACGCCGACGCCGCGACGACCGTGCGCGCGCTCTCCTCCGCCGCGCCGAGGCTGAACGAGTGGACCCACCTGGCCGGCGTCTACGACGCGGCGGCCCGTCAGCTCTCGCTGTACGTCAACGGCAAGCTGGAGTCGTCGGTCGCCTTCACCACCCAGCCGTGGAACGCCACCGGCCCCCTCACGATCGGACGAGGAAAGGTCAACGGGGCCGCCACGGAGTTCTTCCCCGGCGACATCGACGAGGTTCGTGCCTACGGGCGGGCCATGTTCGCCGACGAGGTCGCCGACCTGGTGAACAGCGCGGCCACGCTGGTCGGGCACTGGCGGCTGGACGAGGAGTCCGGAGTGTCCGCCGCCGACTCCTCGGGCAGGGCGACGGCGGCGACGCTGGCCGGCGGCGCCTCGTGGACCTCGGGCTGGCTGGACGGCGCGCTCGCGCTCGACGGGGCCGGTGGTCACGCCCAGACCGCCGTGCCGGCCGTCAACACCAGGTCGGGCTTCACCGTCTCCGCCTGGACCCAGCTCGACTACCTGCCCACCGGCGACACCGCCGCCGTGGCCCAGACGGGCAGCCGCGCCGCCGGCTTCCAGCTCGGCTACGACAAGGAAAAGGGGCGGTGGGCCCTCGGCATGGCCGCCGCCGACACCGACACCGCCGCCCTCGTCCGCACCCGCTCCGACGCCATTCCCGCCCCGCTGGAGTGGACACACGTGGCGGGCGTGTACGACCCGCTGGCCGGCCAGCTCCGCGTGTACGTCAACGGCCAGCTGTCCACCACCACCGTCACCAACCATACGAGCACGTGGAACGCCACCGGCCCGCTGCAGGTGGGCCGGAGCAAGACCGCGGGTGTCTTCACCGGTTACTGGCCGGGGACCGTGGATGACATCCGTGTCTATGACGGCGTGCTGAAGGCCGAGCAGATCGCTCAGCTGGCCGCCCAGTAA